A DNA window from Pyrus communis chromosome 3, drPyrComm1.1, whole genome shotgun sequence contains the following coding sequences:
- the LOC137727398 gene encoding bidirectional sugar transporter SWEET2a-like has translation MLPIGLSSVYLWFSTAAGIAGNICAISLSVSPMPTFKRIITNKSTEQFSGLPYIYGLFNCLICTWYGLPIVKSGIIMVATVNSIGAVFQLVYLIIFITYAEKSIKLRISGLLAAVSVLFAAVVLVSLRLVGHERELFVGYICAFSVVSVYASPLFIINLVIKTRSVEFMPFNLSLATFLVSFSFCAYGALQGDPFVYIPNSLGTILGFVQLVLYSYYSKMSGDDDSREPLLA, from the exons ATGTTACCAATTGGATTGTCTTCTGTTTATCTATGGTTCAGTACTGCAGCCGGCATTGCTG GCAATATCTGTGCAATTTCGTTGTCTGTGTCACCAAT GCCAACATTTAAAAGAATTATCACAAACAAGTCAACAGAACAATTCTCGGGATTGCCTTACATATATGGTCTTTTTAATTGCTTGATATGCACATGGTATGGCCTGCCTATAGTGAAGAGTGGTATTATAATGGTGGCTACAGTCAATTCAATCGGAGCTGTTTTCCAGTTAGTCTACTTGATCATTTTCATTACTTACGCCGAAAAATCAATTAAG CTGAGGATATCGGGATTGCTCGCAGCAGTTTCTGTTCTTTTTGCGGCTGTTGTACTTGTGAGCTTAAGACTTGTAGGCCATGAGAGGGAACTGTTCGTTGGATATATATGTGCTTTTTCAGTAGTTTCAGTGTATGCTTCACCGTTGTTTATCATC AatttggtgatcaaaacaaGAAGTGTTGAGTTCATGCCATTTAATCTTTCTCTTGCAACTTTCTTGGTGAGTTTCTCTTTCTGTGCATACGGAGCGTTGCAGGGCGACCCCTTTGTCTAT ATCCCAAACAGTCTCGGTACAATTTTAGGGTTTGTCCAGTTGGTTCTGTACTCCTACTATAGCAAAATGTCTGGAGATGATGACTCGAGAGAACCACTGCTTGCTTAA
- the LOC137729904 gene encoding bidirectional sugar transporter SWEET2a-like has translation MLSTELSSVYQTFTDAAGVLGNLFAFGLYLSPMSTFNRIIRNRSTEQFSGMPYIYGLMNCLICCWYGMPIVKSGIILVATVNSVGTVFQLVYLSIFISYAERAVKIRMLALLIAVFVIFASIVFVSLSCFDYNGRQFFVGYLSIASLIFMYGSPLIVINLVIKTKSVEFMPFNLSFATFLVSFSFTTYGVFKMDPFLYMPNGIGTLLALVQLILYCHYNNSSKEDTEEEEEPLIAEYP, from the exons ATGTTGTCAACTGAACTGTCTTCTGTTTATCAAACTTTCACCGATGCCGCCGGCGTTCTTG GGAATCTCTTTGCCTTCGGATTGTATCTGTCACCAAT GTCAACATTTAATAGAATTATCAGAAACAGGTCGACAGAACAATTTTCTGGAATGCCTTACATATATGGCCTTATGAATTGCTTGATATGTTGCTGGTATGGAATGCCTATAGTGAAGAGTGGCATTATACTGGTGGCTACAGTCAATTCAGTTGGGACTGTTTTCCAGTTAGTCTACTTGagcattttcatttcttacGCCGAAAGAGCGGTTAAG ATAAGGATGTTGGCATTGTTAATTGCAGTTTTTGTTATATTTGCGTCCATTGTCTTTGTCAGCTTAAGTTGTTTCGACTACAATGGAAGGCAATTCTTCGTCGGATACTTGAGTATTGCTTCACTAATTTTCATGTATGGTTCGCCATTGATTGTCATT AatttggtgatcaaaacaaAAAGCGTTGAGTTCATGCCGTTTAATCTTTCTTTTGCAACTTTCTTAGTGAGTTTCTCATTCACTACATACGGAGTGTTCAAGATGGACCCTTTTCTCTAT ATGCCAAATGGTATTGGCACACTTTTAGCCCTTGTACAGTTGATTCTGTACTGCCACTACAACAATTCATCTAAAGAAGacacggaagaagaagaagaaccattGATAGCTGAATATCCGTGA
- the LOC137728871 gene encoding large ribosomal subunit protein eL42: MVNVPKTKKTYCKSKECKKHTLHKVTQYKKGKDSLAAQGKRRYDRKQSGYGGQTKPVFHKKAKTTKKIVLRLQCQGCKHVSQHPIKRCKHFEIGGDKKGKGTSLF; this comes from the exons ATg GTGAACGTTCCCAAGACTAAGAAGACCTACTGCAAGAGCAAGGAGTGCAAGAAGCACACCTTGCACAAGGTCACCCAATACAAGAAGGGCAAGGATAGTCTTGCTGCTCAGGGAAAGCGTCGTTACGATCGCAAGCAGTCTGGTTATGGTGGACAGACAAAGCCAGTCTTTCACAAGAAG GCCAAGACTACAAAGAAGATTGTGTTGAGGCTCCAGTGCCAGGGATGCAAACATGTATCCCAGCACCCGATCAAG AGGTGCAAGCACTTTGAAATCGGTGGAGACAAGAAGGGGAAGGGAACATCTCTGTTTTAA